One part of the Mariniblastus fucicola genome encodes these proteins:
- a CDS encoding formate/nitrite transporter family protein: MNTSEEKPSAQDGGPDNEGILLPGGEIISTPVPENQRKEERQSEDQDFVPVIIKRTDERRRHPDDALEYAIEEGLEQMGRPTLSLLLSAVAAGLIVGFSAMAVAVVLTATTELNASPVVSRIATAFVYPLGFVVCILSGAQLFTEHTATALYPVLDRKSNVSSLMRLWVIVIVGNLIGALACGGLHFLAADVVHAKAGYLEIGHHLTEFSTGSLFVSAVLAGWLMALGAWLVGSSPRTIAQIAAIYIVTFLIGIGGLHHSIAGSVEMFAAMFLSSEFTPLMSARFISTALVGNLVGGSCFVALLNYAHIRRTNE, translated from the coding sequence TTGAACACGTCAGAAGAAAAGCCTTCCGCCCAAGACGGTGGACCCGACAACGAAGGCATTTTATTGCCCGGCGGCGAGATCATCAGCACTCCAGTGCCTGAAAATCAACGGAAAGAAGAACGGCAATCGGAAGATCAGGACTTCGTTCCCGTCATCATCAAACGCACTGACGAAAGGCGTCGTCATCCGGATGATGCGTTGGAATATGCGATCGAAGAAGGTCTGGAACAAATGGGCCGACCGACGTTGTCCTTGTTACTGTCCGCGGTTGCCGCGGGGTTGATCGTTGGATTCTCAGCGATGGCAGTGGCGGTTGTTTTGACCGCGACGACGGAGTTGAATGCTTCTCCAGTTGTCAGTCGAATCGCGACCGCGTTCGTCTATCCGCTGGGTTTCGTGGTTTGTATTCTCAGCGGAGCACAGCTTTTCACTGAACACACCGCGACCGCACTCTATCCTGTACTCGATCGAAAATCGAACGTGTCTTCGTTGATGCGTTTGTGGGTGATCGTGATCGTCGGGAATCTGATCGGCGCGCTGGCCTGTGGCGGGCTGCACTTTCTTGCCGCGGACGTCGTGCACGCCAAGGCCGGCTACTTGGAAATCGGACATCATCTGACAGAGTTCTCTACCGGGTCGCTGTTTGTAAGCGCGGTTCTGGCCGGGTGGTTGATGGCTCTGGGAGCCTGGTTGGTTGGATCGAGTCCACGGACAATCGCTCAGATTGCGGCGATCTATATCGTCACGTTTTTGATTGGAATTGGGGGCCTTCACCATTCGATTGCTGGATCGGTGGAGATGTTTGCGGCGATGTTCTTGAGTTCTGAATTCACGCCTTTAATGTCGGCTCGTTTCATCAGCACGGCCCTTGTCGGAAACCTGGTCGGTGGATCCTGTTTTGTTGCCCTTTTAAACTATGCTCACATTCGGCGGACCAATGAATAA
- a CDS encoding SDR family oxidoreductase, producing MNSQTNTSRKILLTGATGYVGGRLLPRLVSRGHDVRCLTRRESGRENFNLDEVEVSVGNVLNMDSLLQTLEGIHTAYYFIHSMGDSEDFEKTDRKAAENFAEACSRQNVKRIVYLGGLGNEADDLSKHLRSRQEIGDVLRTSTAQVVEFQASIIIGSGSLSFEMIRALVERLPVMICPKWVRVLAQPIAIEDVLAYLVEVLDKPVSDSRIYEIGGPDAVSYGDIMQRYADQRRLTRYMIPVPFLTPYLSSLWLGLVTPLYSRVGRKLIDSLRNETLVTDDSAAHEFSVVPRSVDEAISRALVNEDSEFAETRWSDAFSSGGEQKSWGGVRFGSRLVDSRCREVPLTAAEAFAPIRRIGGSTGWYYGDWLWKIRGFMDLLVGGVGVRRGRRDPENVRSGDTLDFWRVEEVVPDKLLRLAAEMRVPGRAWLEFEVTEEEGKTTVRQTAIFDPVGLFGILYWYSLFPLHEFVFRGMLRNICKAAVGHAERVDSAKAA from the coding sequence ATGAATTCCCAGACAAACACGAGCAGGAAAATTCTGCTGACAGGAGCAACGGGCTATGTCGGCGGGCGATTGCTGCCGCGATTGGTTTCGAGGGGGCATGATGTTCGTTGTCTGACACGTCGCGAATCTGGTCGAGAAAACTTTAATCTGGATGAGGTTGAAGTCTCTGTTGGGAACGTGCTGAACATGGACTCTCTCTTGCAGACGCTGGAAGGAATCCATACGGCGTACTATTTCATTCATTCGATGGGAGACAGTGAAGACTTTGAGAAGACCGACCGCAAGGCTGCCGAAAACTTCGCGGAGGCCTGTTCTCGGCAAAACGTCAAGCGAATCGTATACCTTGGCGGGCTTGGAAATGAAGCTGATGATCTGTCAAAGCATCTACGTAGTCGTCAGGAAATTGGAGACGTGCTGCGAACGTCGACGGCTCAGGTCGTCGAGTTTCAGGCTTCGATCATTATCGGTTCCGGGAGTCTCTCGTTCGAAATGATTCGGGCGTTGGTGGAACGTTTGCCCGTAATGATTTGTCCCAAATGGGTTCGCGTTTTGGCTCAACCGATAGCGATCGAAGACGTATTGGCCTATCTCGTGGAAGTCCTTGATAAACCCGTCAGCGATTCGAGAATCTACGAGATCGGCGGCCCGGATGCGGTTTCATATGGTGACATCATGCAGCGATACGCTGATCAACGCAGACTGACCCGTTACATGATTCCGGTGCCTTTCTTGACGCCCTATCTTTCGAGTCTGTGGCTAGGGCTGGTGACGCCCCTGTATTCTCGCGTCGGGCGGAAATTAATTGACAGCCTGCGAAACGAAACGCTGGTCACCGATGATTCGGCTGCACATGAATTTTCGGTTGTCCCACGCTCAGTCGACGAGGCAATTTCTCGCGCGTTGGTCAACGAAGATTCCGAGTTTGCAGAAACCAGATGGTCGGACGCTTTCTCGTCCGGCGGCGAGCAGAAAAGTTGGGGCGGAGTTCGGTTCGGATCGCGATTGGTTGATTCGAGGTGTCGTGAAGTGCCGCTGACTGCTGCAGAAGCATTCGCACCCATCCGCAGAATCGGTGGATCGACCGGTTGGTACTACGGAGACTGGTTATGGAAGATTCGAGGCTTTATGGACTTGCTGGTTGGTGGCGTTGGAGTCCGTCGAGGACGTCGAGATCCAGAGAACGTTCGGTCAGGTGACACGCTGGATTTTTGGCGAGTCGAAGAAGTCGTGCCCGATAAATTGCTCCGGCTCGCGGCAGAGATGCGAGTTCCGGGACGAGCGTGGCTGGAGTTCGAAGTTACCGAAGAGGAAGGCAAAACAACGGTTCGACAAACCGCAATCTTTGACCCTGTTGGATTGTTCGGGATCCTCTATTGGTACTCGCTATTCCCGCTTCATGAGTTTGTGTTTCGCGGCATGCTGCGGAACATTTGCAAGGCAGCCGTTGGACATGCCGAGCGTGTTGACTCAGCCAAGGCAGCGTGA
- a CDS encoding hybrid sensor histidine kinase/response regulator — protein MVEDSSFKDSHGQLTNMLDSIAAGIYCIDLDGRCTYCNARCVELLGFDSKDEMLNQAVHELIHFAHRDGSPYAVQDCNIYKSFTNNQNVHVDDEVFWRKDKTRLDVEYWSYPIREGDRITGAVVSFVDITLKRTEAAHRNQLALLVETSRDAIISKNMSGVISSWNQGAKEIYGYDAEEVIGRPGTMILPRGVDEEEREVRDALRDGVELLQFEVKRQRKNGQICDMSITVSPLYDADGELVGCSSIERDITERRQSQDAILRAMTTAEKAEEMANRANKSRTEFLANVSHELRTPMNAILGMLNLSLEESLDPIVADYLGVAKTSADSLLELVNELLDFTKIESGKFEISNEPFDIREIVNVPAKVVSGRASEKGLEVLCEVDSNVPSRLIGDGRRIQQVLTNLLSNAVKFTERGEIVVRVDLSRELPSEVRLRFSVSDTGVGISPEDQTNVLLPFQQADMSSTRKHHGTGLGLSICRELVALMGGRLRMKSKLGEGSNFYFYLSLPVEDETKPADQLPTELVEDMKVLIVDDNPTNLRILETIFVSWSMQPFVSTSADQALRILEELESQGQKISMAFIDSLMPQTDGYDLAEQVVEKKGEDCPPIVMMQSAADMGMYSDRKTDAPVAHYLTKPVSQSELLNAVVDTLDLYSGTSLTVGLKSAGVETNRPILPLKILLVEDLEANQKVAQAILGKRGHQVLAASNGRVAIDQIQSNEIQFDVVLMDVQMPVMDGFQATAAIRAHSDPAIAETPVIAMTAHAMQGDRETCLAAGMDAYISKPLNAKKLVELVESIASKPEASENNLASDRFGGQKKNDVNHAKHVQNSVGANDDEQRESVPTLVDYETSLKRLGGDEMLFKEFVRIFLDDSPAILEEVMQAVSDNDHAELEKSAHALKGLMLNFGAKPCCDLALQFERAGRNQEVASVAQSKAQLKSLYGQLCDELGNWS, from the coding sequence ATGGTCGAAGACTCTTCTTTCAAGGACTCCCATGGCCAGCTCACCAACATGCTGGATTCGATCGCGGCGGGTATTTACTGCATCGATTTGGATGGCCGTTGTACCTACTGCAATGCGCGCTGTGTCGAACTGTTGGGCTTTGACTCGAAAGACGAAATGCTCAACCAGGCGGTGCATGAGCTGATCCATTTCGCACATCGCGATGGCAGCCCGTATGCGGTTCAAGATTGCAATATCTATAAATCGTTCACCAACAACCAAAATGTACATGTTGATGACGAAGTGTTCTGGCGAAAGGACAAGACGCGTCTGGATGTGGAGTATTGGAGCTATCCAATTCGGGAAGGCGACCGAATCACTGGCGCGGTGGTCAGCTTTGTCGACATCACGCTGAAACGCACCGAAGCCGCCCATCGAAATCAGTTGGCCTTGTTGGTTGAAACTTCACGTGATGCGATTATCAGCAAGAACATGTCTGGAGTGATTTCCAGTTGGAATCAGGGTGCGAAAGAAATCTATGGCTACGATGCGGAAGAAGTCATCGGCCGACCCGGGACGATGATCCTTCCTCGCGGCGTTGACGAGGAAGAGCGCGAAGTCCGGGACGCACTTCGCGATGGTGTCGAGCTGCTTCAGTTCGAGGTTAAACGACAGCGAAAAAACGGACAGATCTGCGACATGTCGATCACGGTGTCTCCGCTCTATGATGCCGATGGGGAACTGGTGGGTTGCTCCAGCATCGAACGCGACATTACGGAACGGCGTCAGTCTCAGGACGCGATTTTGCGGGCGATGACGACGGCTGAAAAAGCCGAGGAGATGGCGAACCGGGCCAACAAATCGCGCACCGAGTTTCTCGCCAATGTGAGCCACGAGCTGCGAACGCCGATGAATGCAATCCTCGGCATGCTAAACCTGTCACTCGAAGAATCGCTCGATCCGATCGTTGCGGATTACCTTGGTGTGGCGAAAACTTCGGCAGATTCGCTGTTGGAATTGGTGAACGAACTGCTCGATTTCACGAAGATTGAGTCAGGGAAATTCGAGATCTCTAACGAGCCGTTCGACATTCGAGAAATCGTCAACGTACCCGCAAAGGTTGTCTCTGGCAGGGCGAGCGAAAAGGGCCTTGAGGTGCTTTGCGAGGTCGATAGCAATGTCCCGAGTCGTCTTATCGGAGACGGTCGACGGATTCAGCAGGTCCTGACGAATCTGCTCAGCAACGCGGTCAAGTTCACAGAACGCGGTGAAATCGTCGTTCGTGTCGATCTCTCACGCGAACTACCGTCGGAAGTCCGTCTGCGATTTTCCGTGTCGGATACCGGTGTTGGAATTTCGCCTGAGGATCAAACAAACGTCCTGCTACCGTTCCAGCAGGCAGACATGTCCTCGACGCGAAAGCATCACGGTACGGGGCTCGGTCTTTCGATCTGCCGAGAGTTGGTGGCCTTGATGGGAGGCCGGCTGAGAATGAAGAGTAAGCTTGGCGAAGGCAGCAATTTTTACTTCTATCTTTCTCTACCCGTTGAGGACGAGACTAAACCGGCCGATCAACTTCCGACAGAACTCGTTGAAGACATGAAAGTTCTGATCGTCGACGACAACCCGACGAATCTTCGAATTCTCGAAACGATCTTTGTCAGTTGGTCGATGCAACCTTTTGTTTCGACAAGCGCCGACCAGGCACTACGGATTCTTGAAGAACTGGAATCGCAAGGCCAGAAGATCTCGATGGCATTCATCGATTCGTTAATGCCGCAGACTGACGGATACGACTTGGCGGAACAAGTGGTCGAAAAGAAAGGCGAGGATTGTCCGCCGATCGTGATGATGCAGTCAGCCGCTGACATGGGGATGTATTCGGATCGAAAGACGGATGCTCCTGTCGCACATTACCTTACAAAGCCAGTCTCACAGTCAGAACTGCTCAACGCCGTCGTGGACACACTTGATCTATACTCCGGAACATCGCTGACGGTCGGTTTGAAATCTGCCGGCGTTGAGACGAACCGCCCAATCTTGCCACTGAAAATCCTGTTGGTCGAGGACCTCGAAGCCAACCAAAAGGTGGCTCAGGCGATCCTCGGCAAACGGGGGCATCAGGTTCTTGCCGCATCCAACGGCCGCGTTGCAATCGACCAGATTCAGTCGAACGAAATCCAGTTCGACGTCGTGCTGATGGATGTGCAAATGCCAGTCATGGACGGATTCCAGGCAACGGCCGCGATTCGCGCTCACTCCGATCCAGCCATCGCGGAAACACCAGTTATCGCGATGACCGCGCATGCGATGCAGGGAGATCGCGAAACCTGTCTTGCGGCGGGGATGGACGCGTACATTTCGAAGCCGCTCAATGCCAAAAAACTGGTTGAGCTCGTGGAATCAATTGCATCAAAACCGGAAGCGTCCGAAAACAATCTTGCGTCAGATCGTTTTGGCGGGCAAAAAAAGAACGATGTAAATCACGCGAAACATGTCCAGAATTCTGTGGGGGCAAACGATGATGAACAACGCGAATCCGTACCAACGTTGGTGGACTATGAAACGTCGCTCAAACGGTTAGGCGGAGATGAAATGTTGTTTAAGGAGTTCGTGCGAATTTTCCTCGACGACTCGCCGGCGATCCTTGAAGAAGTCATGCAGGCGGTTTCGGACAATGACCATGCAGAGCTCGAAAAATCAGCTCATGCTTTAAAAGGGCTGATGCTGAACTTTGGTGCAAAGCCTTGTTGCGATTTGGCATTGCAGTTTGAGCGGGCCGGACGGAATCAGGAAGTCGCGTCAGTTGCCCAGTCGAAAGCACAGCTCAAAAGTCTGTACGGTCAGCTTTGCGACGAGCTGGGCAATTGGAGTTAA
- a CDS encoding DUF1328 domain-containing protein encodes MLRLAIALLVLSLLFAIFGFSGIAASFAGAAKLLFYVFIVLFVIAAIAGVLKGKSPVV; translated from the coding sequence ATGTTACGCCTGGCCATCGCACTGCTCGTCCTTTCACTGCTGTTCGCCATCTTCGGATTTTCGGGTATCGCAGCGAGTTTCGCCGGCGCCGCGAAACTGCTCTTCTACGTTTTCATCGTACTGTTCGTTATTGCAGCGATCGCCGGGGTCCTCAAAGGGAAATCTCCTGTCGTCTAG
- a CDS encoding YqaE/Pmp3 family membrane protein — translation MADFIRIALSVLVPPVGVFLKVGFGGQFWLNLLLTLLFYIPGLCHAVYVIASEPDKAIA, via the coding sequence ATGGCTGATTTCATTCGCATCGCACTCTCTGTACTCGTTCCACCTGTCGGCGTTTTTCTTAAAGTCGGATTCGGAGGACAGTTCTGGCTCAACCTGCTGCTGACGCTGCTGTTCTACATTCCCGGCCTCTGCCACGCTGTTTACGTAATCGCCAGTGAACCCGATAAAGCAATCGCGTAA
- a CDS encoding PRC-barrel domain-containing protein, with protein MQQRFSDIKNCKLFTTDGVIGKVTDLLVEDDEWIVRYLVVDIQSPISSRRILIAPAAIEGVNIENNMIATILSAQQVMQSPLLDDDQPACRRYEEALVEYYGWPVYWLGRAVLPARSMDKLANDEATSFVDENGSTNLRSAKEICGYRIKSGDDSVGSIQDLVVKMNSWIVSFAMADPRTWSQDQPSMFSTSQIESVHWSNREVVVKLAKDVRLPNAPTSNGSANMISSQSMPTMQHTSPDRS; from the coding sequence ATGCAACAGCGATTTTCAGACATCAAGAATTGCAAACTATTTACTACTGACGGGGTCATCGGCAAAGTTACAGATCTACTTGTCGAAGATGACGAGTGGATCGTTCGATACCTCGTCGTTGACATCCAGAGCCCGATTTCATCAAGACGAATACTGATCGCACCCGCGGCCATCGAAGGCGTCAATATTGAGAACAACATGATCGCTACGATCTTGAGTGCTCAACAGGTGATGCAGAGCCCTTTGCTCGACGACGATCAACCCGCTTGTCGACGCTACGAAGAAGCGCTTGTCGAATACTACGGATGGCCGGTTTACTGGCTCGGCCGAGCAGTGTTGCCTGCGCGGAGTATGGACAAGTTGGCTAACGACGAAGCGACGTCTTTTGTCGACGAGAACGGCAGCACGAATCTGAGGAGCGCGAAAGAGATCTGTGGCTACCGCATCAAATCTGGCGACGATTCGGTTGGCTCAATCCAGGACTTGGTTGTCAAAATGAACTCCTGGATTGTCAGTTTTGCGATGGCCGATCCGCGGACATGGTCGCAGGACCAACCCTCCATGTTCTCCACTTCGCAAATCGAATCAGTGCATTGGTCGAACCGTGAAGTCGTCGTAAAACTTGCGAAAGATGTACGCTTGCCAAACGCTCCCACATCGAACGGCAGCGCGAACATGATCTCCAGCCAGTCCATGCCGACAATGCAACATACATCTCCGGATCGTTCCTGA
- a CDS encoding PP2C family protein-serine/threonine phosphatase: MSINIDCFGKSDLGQIRPVNEDQFLIADLNKSMRVHQTSLGLSRQTRLFGGSQGKLLLVADGLGGHESGERASTLAVDGVASYVLNSMDWLFRIGEEDEESLEAELKQAFQYSQTAIAAEAEAIPDRRGMATTLTMAYISWPKLYVVHVGDTRCYHVRGSSISQLTTDHTMAQLARSVPGDQDDELKVQNVGSVNPTESRNPMENVLWNVVGGTSASLEPQIRKSELAIGDTLLLCSDGLTRHIQDNELLEMTKLDRPSSEICDQLVEVANARGGEDNITAVLARFREPRVESSELADASRTAAAIATPETAKTNVHPRP; this comes from the coding sequence ATGTCCATTAATATTGACTGTTTCGGCAAATCGGATCTCGGCCAGATACGCCCGGTAAATGAGGACCAATTTCTTATCGCTGACCTGAACAAGTCGATGCGAGTACATCAGACAAGTCTCGGCCTCAGCCGACAGACGCGTCTTTTCGGCGGCTCGCAGGGGAAATTACTCCTCGTTGCGGACGGTTTGGGAGGGCATGAATCTGGAGAGCGCGCCAGTACTCTGGCCGTCGATGGTGTTGCGAGCTATGTGTTAAATTCGATGGACTGGCTATTCCGCATTGGTGAAGAGGACGAGGAGTCGCTGGAAGCGGAACTCAAACAGGCTTTCCAGTACAGTCAAACAGCAATCGCCGCTGAGGCCGAAGCGATTCCGGATCGCCGTGGTATGGCAACCACGCTAACGATGGCTTACATCAGTTGGCCGAAGCTATACGTTGTGCACGTTGGCGACACCCGTTGTTATCACGTCCGCGGCAGTTCGATCAGTCAACTGACAACCGATCACACGATGGCACAGCTCGCCCGATCCGTTCCTGGTGATCAGGATGATGAGTTGAAGGTGCAAAATGTCGGCAGCGTGAACCCGACTGAGTCACGAAATCCGATGGAGAATGTTCTCTGGAACGTCGTTGGTGGAACGAGCGCATCGCTTGAGCCCCAGATCAGAAAGTCCGAACTGGCAATCGGTGATACACTGTTGCTGTGCTCGGATGGACTTACGCGTCACATCCAGGACAACGAACTGCTCGAAATGACCAAGCTGGATCGTCCGTCGAGTGAGATCTGTGATCAGCTTGTCGAAGTGGCTAACGCTCGTGGCGGCGAGGACAACATTACTGCCGTCCTTGCCAGATTCCGAGAGCCGCGAGTAGAAAGTAGTGAACTCGCCGACGCCAGCCGAACCGCCGCTGCTATTGCCACCCCTGAGACTGCCAAAACGAATGTACACCCGCGTCCTTAA
- a CDS encoding DUF2254 domain-containing protein encodes MYTRVLNTWSKFRSSFWFVPTLLMVLATGAAFGMIYLDETYGKRFVNTFPVLELSPGAARSILSTIVGAMVSTTGVVFSITIVALSLASSQFGSRLIRTYRNRPTTHFTLGIFVSTSLFCILVLASIREIDGQAFVPAASVVVGIMLTVVCLATLVYYIHDMSLAIQAPNVIQHSADDLDEAIERLFPAGIGEHAEENDAGQFDESALESAEEKLGECLLLINCGKVGYLQAMEDETIMNLANQESLTIRFLARPGDFLFNERPLVEIWRHEIDPERSTEEFREDISKSIQDSLIVGPERTHLQDIRHAFNELVDIAVRALSPGVNDPFTAVNCVDRIHAALMTFKKRELPSKYRLSEDGKLRVIALPVSFEECVAVSLDVILQYASDDSMVSNRIAVAKDWLSAQ; translated from the coding sequence ATGTACACCCGCGTCCTTAACACATGGTCCAAGTTCCGCTCAAGCTTTTGGTTCGTGCCTACGCTACTGATGGTGTTAGCCACCGGTGCTGCCTTTGGCATGATCTATTTGGATGAGACATACGGCAAACGATTCGTCAACACTTTCCCGGTTCTTGAGCTATCACCAGGAGCAGCCCGTTCTATTTTGTCGACGATCGTCGGAGCGATGGTATCAACGACTGGCGTCGTATTTTCGATCACGATCGTGGCGTTGTCGCTTGCTTCTTCTCAGTTCGGCTCGCGGTTGATTCGTACCTATCGAAACCGGCCTACAACGCATTTCACGCTTGGCATTTTCGTCTCAACCAGTTTGTTTTGCATACTCGTGTTGGCATCGATTCGCGAGATCGACGGACAGGCTTTCGTTCCCGCCGCATCGGTGGTGGTTGGAATTATGCTGACCGTGGTGTGTCTCGCTACGCTGGTTTACTACATCCATGACATGTCGCTCGCGATTCAAGCGCCTAACGTTATCCAGCATTCCGCGGATGATCTCGACGAAGCGATCGAACGCCTTTTCCCTGCCGGAATCGGCGAACATGCCGAGGAAAACGACGCCGGACAGTTCGACGAATCAGCACTGGAATCGGCCGAAGAAAAGCTGGGGGAATGCCTGCTATTGATCAATTGCGGAAAAGTCGGATACCTACAGGCGATGGAAGACGAAACGATCATGAACCTCGCCAATCAGGAAAGTCTGACGATTCGGTTTCTCGCCAGGCCCGGAGACTTTCTGTTTAACGAACGTCCTCTGGTGGAGATTTGGCGGCATGAAATCGATCCAGAACGATCGACGGAGGAGTTCAGAGAAGACATCTCGAAGTCGATTCAGGACAGTTTGATTGTCGGCCCCGAACGAACTCATTTGCAGGACATCCGGCATGCGTTCAACGAGCTGGTCGATATCGCCGTCCGGGCACTTTCACCGGGCGTTAACGATCCGTTTACGGCCGTCAATTGCGTTGACCGAATTCACGCTGCATTGATGACGTTCAAAAAGAGAGAACTTCCCAGCAAATACCGATTGTCGGAAGACGGTAAGCTCAGAGTCATCGCGTTGCCGGTTTCTTTTGAAGAATGCGTCGCCGTTTCGCTGGATGTGATCCTGCAGTACGCAAGCGACGACTCAATGGTTTCCAATCGAATCGCTGTTGCCAAAGATTGGCTTAGCGCACAATAA
- a CDS encoding Dps family protein produces MTTKFKRNVLGDDSSTDEVKAILQSSLETLIDLALSLKQAHWNVVGPNFRSVHLQLDEIIITVREATDEIAERIVTIGHSPDGRAATVAAGSELPLFEDGFLKVDETISAVADRMKCTVDLLRTGISKVGELDPVSEDLLIGISAPLEKHLWMVQAQEVR; encoded by the coding sequence ATGACTACTAAGTTTAAACGCAACGTTCTTGGTGACGACAGTTCAACGGACGAAGTAAAAGCCATCCTTCAAAGCAGCCTTGAGACGTTGATCGATTTGGCTCTCTCGCTCAAACAGGCTCACTGGAACGTCGTTGGTCCCAACTTTCGTAGCGTTCATCTGCAGTTAGACGAAATTATCATCACGGTCCGAGAGGCAACCGACGAAATTGCTGAACGAATTGTCACGATTGGACATTCCCCGGATGGCCGCGCGGCGACCGTTGCTGCAGGATCCGAACTTCCTTTGTTCGAAGACGGGTTCCTGAAAGTCGACGAAACGATTTCGGCTGTCGCTGACCGTATGAAGTGCACCGTAGACCTGCTTCGTACGGGAATTTCCAAAGTCGGTGAACTGGATCCCGTCAGCGAAGATTTGCTTATCGGAATCAGTGCACCGCTGGAAAAGCATCTATGGATGGTTCAAGCTCAGGAAGTGCGTTAA
- a CDS encoding PA2169 family four-helix-bundle protein — protein sequence MTDRVATSAQNMKQETVDSLQELMYALTDSVKYLGEASDSIEDDHVKNVFRKIADDRKNIDDTIGGFITLADERPEEEGTWLGSLRTCWTNFRAGLNSGDPTVVLIEAERAEDSLKAKFESVLPEVAGNPINDKLLGYYKTVKSGHDQILALRNAYQNA from the coding sequence ATGACAGACCGAGTTGCAACATCAGCCCAAAACATGAAACAGGAAACCGTTGATTCACTACAGGAATTGATGTACGCACTAACCGACAGCGTTAAGTATCTCGGCGAGGCGTCTGATTCGATTGAAGATGATCACGTCAAGAATGTCTTCCGCAAAATCGCGGACGATCGCAAGAACATTGACGACACCATCGGTGGCTTCATCACGCTTGCCGATGAGCGGCCCGAAGAAGAGGGCACGTGGTTGGGGTCATTGAGAACCTGCTGGACAAACTTCCGTGCCGGATTGAATTCCGGAGATCCAACAGTTGTTTTGATCGAAGCTGAACGAGCGGAAGATTCGCTGAAGGCCAAGTTTGAGAGTGTTCTGCCAGAAGTTGCAGGCAATCCGATCAACGACAAGCTGCTTGGATATTACAAAACCGTAAAGTCTGGCCACGACCAAATTCTGGCTCTGCGAAACGCTTACCAGAACGCTTAA